In the genome of Streptomyces collinus, one region contains:
- a CDS encoding YbhB/YbcL family Raf kinase inhibitor-like protein — protein MTELKRRPLPHDFHPPVASFTVTSADVEEGATLKDAQVQAAGNTSPQLRWEGFPPETKSFAVTCYDPDAPTGSGFWHWVLFDIPASVTELPAGAGSGKFEGLPEGAIHARNDYGGKEFGGAAPPPGDGPHRYVFTVYAVDEEKLGPDADASPAVVGFNLRFHTIGRAQLIGEYEVPAEG, from the coding sequence GTGACCGAGCTCAAGCGGCGGCCGCTCCCCCACGACTTCCATCCGCCCGTTGCGTCGTTCACGGTGACGAGCGCGGACGTCGAGGAAGGTGCGACGCTCAAGGACGCTCAGGTCCAGGCGGCGGGCAACACCTCGCCGCAGCTGCGGTGGGAGGGGTTCCCGCCCGAGACCAAGAGCTTCGCCGTGACCTGCTACGACCCCGACGCTCCGACGGGCAGTGGGTTCTGGCACTGGGTGCTGTTCGACATCCCGGCGTCGGTGACCGAGCTGCCGGCCGGTGCGGGCAGCGGCAAGTTCGAGGGTCTGCCGGAGGGCGCGATCCACGCTCGGAACGACTACGGCGGCAAGGAGTTCGGCGGGGCCGCGCCGCCGCCCGGGGACGGGCCGCACCGGTATGTGTTCACGGTGTACGCCGTGGATGAGGAGAAGCTCGGTCCGGACGCGGACGCGTCGCCTGCCGTCGTCGGCTTCAACCTGAGGTTCCACACGATCGGGCGGGCCCAGCTGATCGGTGAGTACGAGGTGCCCGCCGAGGGCTGA
- a CDS encoding HNH endonuclease has product MRDTLVLNASFEPLSTVTLNRAVVLVLQDKAVVEQAHPELRMRGAAVDIPAPRVIRLCQYVRVPFRRRAPWSRRGVLIRDRNRCAYCGRRATTVDHVVPRSQGGQDTWLNTVASCAQDNHRKANRTPEEAGMPLLRQPFEPTPADAMLLALGQDDFDALPEWLAQPAA; this is encoded by the coding sequence ATGCGGGACACGCTGGTACTGAACGCGAGCTTCGAGCCGCTGTCGACGGTGACGTTGAATCGAGCCGTCGTTCTGGTGCTTCAGGACAAGGCCGTCGTCGAGCAGGCCCACCCCGAACTGCGGATGCGGGGAGCCGCGGTCGACATACCGGCGCCCCGTGTGATCAGGCTCTGCCAGTACGTACGGGTGCCGTTCCGAAGACGAGCGCCGTGGTCGAGGCGGGGTGTGCTGATCAGGGACCGGAACCGGTGCGCGTACTGCGGTCGGCGGGCGACGACCGTGGACCACGTGGTGCCGCGGTCGCAGGGGGGTCAGGACACGTGGCTGAACACCGTGGCCTCGTGTGCGCAGGACAATCACCGTAAGGCGAACCGGACTCCGGAGGAGGCGGGGATGCCGCTGCTGCGGCAGCCGTTCGAGCCGACTCCGGCGGACGCGATGCTGCTGGCGCTGGGGCAGGACG
- a CDS encoding DNA-3-methyladenine glycosylase, producing the protein MIATPDRTPLSREFFDRPVLDVAPDLLGRILVRSTPDGPIALRLTEVEAYDGADDPGSHAYRGRTARNDVMFGPPGHVYVYFTYGMWFCMNLVCGPEGKASAVLLRAGEIIEGAELARTRRLSARNDKELAKGPARLATALNVDRSLDGTDACTSQDTPLRMLTGTPIPSDQVLNGPRTGVGGDGAVHPWRYWVSNDPTVSPYRAHVPRRRRS; encoded by the coding sequence ATGATCGCGACCCCCGACCGTACGCCCTTGTCCAGGGAGTTCTTCGACCGGCCCGTCCTCGATGTCGCCCCCGACCTCCTGGGCCGCATCCTGGTACGCAGCACCCCGGACGGTCCGATCGCCCTCCGCCTCACCGAGGTCGAGGCCTACGACGGCGCCGATGACCCCGGCTCCCACGCTTATCGCGGCCGTACGGCACGCAACGACGTGATGTTCGGTCCGCCCGGTCACGTGTACGTCTACTTCACCTACGGCATGTGGTTCTGCATGAACCTGGTCTGCGGCCCCGAGGGCAAGGCGAGCGCGGTCCTCCTCCGCGCCGGCGAGATCATCGAGGGCGCCGAACTGGCCCGGACCCGTCGACTCTCGGCCCGCAACGACAAGGAACTGGCCAAAGGCCCGGCCCGCCTGGCCACGGCCCTCAACGTGGACCGCTCCCTCGACGGCACGGACGCGTGCACCTCGCAGGACACCCCACTTCGCATGCTGACGGGCACTCCCATCCCCTCCGACCAGGTACTCAACGGCCCCCGCACCGGCGTGGGCGGCGACGGAGCCGTGCACCCCTGGCGCTACTGGGTCTCCAACGACCCCACGGTGAGCCCCTATCGAGCCCATGTCCCGAGGCGCCGCCGAAGTTGA
- a CDS encoding sporulation protein produces MAFKKLLASLGAGGASVETVLHEVNVVPGGVVQGEVRIQGGSVNQQIEGLSVGLQAKVEVESGDQEYKQDIEFTKSRLGGAFELQANAVHAVQFGLEIPWETPITMIDGQALRGMNIGVSTELEIARAVDSGDLDPVNVHPLPAQKAILDAFLQLGFRFKNADMERGVIRGTRQKLPFYQEIEFYPPQQYRGLNQVELSFVADQHTMDVVLEMDKKPGLFSEGSDTFRSFQVGLNDYQGTDWTAYLNQWLSEVGSKRNWF; encoded by the coding sequence ATGGCGTTCAAGAAGCTGCTCGCGAGCCTGGGGGCCGGCGGGGCTTCGGTCGAGACGGTGCTGCACGAGGTCAACGTCGTCCCGGGCGGTGTCGTCCAGGGTGAGGTGCGGATCCAGGGCGGGTCCGTCAACCAGCAGATCGAGGGGCTCTCGGTCGGGCTGCAGGCCAAGGTCGAGGTGGAGAGCGGCGACCAGGAGTACAAGCAGGACATCGAGTTCACGAAGTCGCGGCTGGGCGGGGCGTTCGAGCTGCAGGCGAACGCCGTGCACGCGGTGCAGTTCGGTCTCGAGATCCCGTGGGAGACGCCGATCACGATGATCGACGGTCAGGCGCTCCGTGGCATGAACATCGGGGTGTCGACCGAGCTGGAGATCGCGCGTGCGGTGGACTCCGGTGACCTGGACCCGGTCAACGTGCACCCGCTGCCGGCGCAGAAGGCGATCCTCGACGCGTTCCTCCAGCTGGGCTTCCGGTTCAAGAACGCGGACATGGAGCGCGGTGTCATCCGGGGTACGCGGCAGAAGCTGCCGTTCTACCAGGAGATCGAGTTCTACCCGCCGCAGCAGTACCGGGGGCTGAACCAGGTCGAGCTGAGCTTCGTGGCCGATCAGCACACGATGGACGTGGTGCTGGAGATGGACAAGAAGCCGGGGCTGTTCAGCGAGGGCAGTGACACCTTCCGGTCGTTCCAGGTGGGTCTGAACGACTACCAGGGGACCGACTGGACCGCCTACCTCAACCAGTGGCTGTCCGAGGTCGGCAGCAAGCGCAACTGGTTCTAG